One Pantoea trifolii DNA segment encodes these proteins:
- the dld gene encoding D-lactate dehydrogenase, whose amino-acid sequence MQKDMLRQLAEVVGEKQVLTHADDKAWYIKGFRVGRGEALAVALPQTLLQLWQTLQVCVAHDAIVLMQASNTGVTGGSTPDGNDYDRDIVIISTRQLKGVQVIDQARQVIAFPGTTLTELEHTLQPLGREPHSVIGSSCIGASVVGGICNNSGGSLIRRGPAFTEKSLFARIHNDGRLEMVNHLGIELGDTPEVMLENLTQQRYQTGEQPDWQGKIWADDYADRLRDVAADSPARFNGDLRYLHDSSGSAGKVVVFAVRLPTFEASTGSDTFYIGTNDESVLVALRRFLLTRMSELPLQAEYIHRNAFDLTVRYAKHMYLAIRKLGPQAIPQMMANKAKWDVRVSHLKFLPRNFVDRVLQFFNQLTPSFIAPRIMDYRNEYQHHLMIKVESPQTAELLSLLQQFFAEQQGGFFLCNAREAADAFLVRFGVGGCTISYCDALGYNPNERLVAFDVALRRNDDAWRLTLPDHLAAQVQVDSCCGHFFCFVNHQDYVLKPGYDAKVFKEEVKRYLAQRGAKYPAEHNVGHLYQASCEHVEHWKQLDPTNSCNPGIGKTSKKKFWREM is encoded by the coding sequence ATGCAGAAGGATATGTTGCGTCAGTTAGCAGAGGTGGTTGGCGAGAAACAGGTATTAACCCATGCGGATGATAAAGCCTGGTACATAAAGGGGTTCCGCGTCGGACGCGGTGAAGCGCTGGCGGTGGCGTTACCGCAAACGCTGTTGCAGCTGTGGCAGACGCTGCAGGTTTGCGTGGCGCACGATGCCATTGTGCTGATGCAGGCGTCGAATACCGGCGTTACCGGCGGCTCAACGCCCGACGGCAATGATTATGACCGCGATATTGTGATCATCAGTACCCGCCAGCTCAAAGGCGTGCAGGTGATTGATCAGGCGCGTCAGGTGATTGCTTTCCCTGGCACCACCTTGACCGAACTGGAGCACACCTTGCAGCCGCTGGGTCGTGAGCCGCACTCGGTGATTGGCTCGTCCTGCATCGGCGCGTCGGTGGTCGGCGGCATCTGCAATAATTCCGGTGGCTCGCTGATTCGGCGCGGCCCCGCTTTCACTGAAAAATCCCTGTTCGCCCGCATTCACAACGATGGGCGTTTAGAGATGGTCAACCATCTCGGCATCGAGTTGGGCGACACACCTGAAGTGATGCTGGAAAACCTGACGCAGCAACGGTATCAAACCGGTGAGCAACCCGACTGGCAGGGAAAAATCTGGGCGGATGATTATGCCGACCGACTGCGAGATGTGGCCGCAGATTCCCCTGCACGCTTCAATGGCGATTTGCGTTACCTGCACGACAGCTCAGGCAGCGCCGGTAAAGTGGTGGTGTTCGCCGTGCGCTTGCCGACCTTTGAAGCCAGCACCGGCAGCGATACTTTCTACATCGGCACTAACGATGAGAGCGTGCTGGTGGCGCTGCGCCGTTTCCTGTTAACTAGGATGAGCGAGCTGCCGCTGCAGGCGGAATATATCCATCGCAACGCCTTCGATTTAACCGTGCGCTACGCCAAACATATGTATCTGGCGATACGCAAACTGGGTCCGCAGGCCATTCCGCAGATGATGGCCAATAAAGCCAAATGGGATGTGCGCGTCAGCCACCTGAAATTCCTGCCGCGCAATTTTGTTGATCGGGTGCTGCAATTTTTCAACCAGCTAACCCCGAGCTTTATCGCGCCGCGCATCATGGATTACCGCAACGAGTATCAACATCATCTGATGATCAAAGTGGAGTCGCCGCAAACCGCTGAATTACTAAGCTTGTTACAGCAGTTCTTTGCTGAGCAGCAAGGCGGCTTTTTCCTCTGCAATGCGCGTGAAGCGGCGGATGCATTTTTAGTGCGTTTCGGCGTCGGCGGCTGCACCATTTCCTACTGCGATGCGCTGGGCTACAACCCCAACGAACGGCTGGTGGCGTTTGACGTGGCGCTGCGCCGCAATGATGACGCGTGGCGTTTGACGCTGCCGGATCATCTGGCAGCGCAGGTGCAGGTTGATTCGTGCTGCGGGCACTTCTTCTGCTTCGTCAATCATCAGGATTACGTGCTGAAGCCGGGCTACGACGCGAAAGTGTTTAAGGAAGAGGTGAAGCGCTATCTGGCGCAGCGCGGCGCGAAGTATCCCGCCGAGCACAATGTCGGACACCTCTATCAGGCATCGTGTGAACATGTCGAGCACTGGAAACAACTTGATCCGACCAACAGCTGTAACCCGGGGATTGGCAAAACCAGTAAGAAGAAGTTTTGGCGGGAGATGTAG
- the pqqE gene encoding pyrroloquinoline quinone biosynthesis protein PqqE: MNPSKSVTPPLWLLAELTYRCPLQCPYCSNPLDFSQQEKELTTEQWIEVFRQARAMGSVQLGFSGGEPLTRKDLPELIRAARDLGFYTNLITSGIGLTAKKLDAFADAGLDHIQISFQASDETLNAALAGAKKAFQQKLEMAKAVKAHGYPMVLNFVLHRHNIDQIDKIIDLCIELEADDVELATCQFYGWAQLNREGLLPTREQIANAEAVVADYRQRMSATGNLTNLLFVTPDYYEERPKPCMGGWGSIFLSVTPDGTALPCHSARQLPVEFPSVLERTLDDIWYNSFGFNRYRGFDWMPEPCRSCEEKEKDFGGCRCQAFMLTGNADNTDPVCSKSPHHGKILEARREANCSDIKIQQLQFRNRSNSELIFKQRVT; this comes from the coding sequence GTGAACCCGAGTAAAAGCGTGACGCCGCCGCTGTGGCTGCTGGCAGAACTGACCTATCGCTGCCCGCTGCAGTGTCCGTATTGCTCCAATCCGCTGGATTTTTCCCAGCAGGAGAAAGAGTTGACCACCGAACAGTGGATTGAGGTGTTTCGTCAGGCGCGCGCCATGGGCAGCGTGCAGCTCGGTTTTTCCGGCGGCGAACCGCTGACGCGTAAAGACCTGCCGGAACTGATCCGCGCCGCGCGCGATCTCGGTTTCTACACCAACCTGATCACCTCCGGCATCGGCCTGACGGCGAAAAAACTCGACGCCTTTGCTGATGCCGGGCTCGATCATATTCAGATCAGTTTCCAGGCCAGTGATGAAACGCTGAACGCCGCGCTGGCCGGGGCGAAAAAGGCCTTCCAGCAGAAGCTGGAGATGGCAAAAGCGGTGAAAGCGCACGGTTATCCGATGGTGCTGAACTTTGTGCTGCATCGCCACAATATCGACCAGATCGACAAAATCATCGATCTCTGTATCGAACTGGAAGCCGACGATGTCGAGCTGGCAACTTGCCAGTTCTACGGCTGGGCGCAGCTCAATCGCGAAGGTTTGCTGCCGACGCGCGAACAGATCGCCAACGCCGAAGCGGTGGTGGCCGATTATCGTCAGCGCATGAGCGCCACCGGTAATCTCACCAATCTGCTGTTCGTGACGCCGGATTACTACGAAGAGCGTCCGAAACCCTGCATGGGCGGTTGGGGATCGATCTTCCTCAGCGTCACGCCAGACGGCACCGCGTTGCCGTGCCACAGCGCGCGTCAGCTGCCGGTCGAGTTCCCGTCGGTGCTGGAACGCACGCTGGACGATATCTGGTACAACTCGTTTGGTTTCAACCGCTATCGCGGCTTTGACTGGATGCCGGAACCCTGTCGCTCCTGCGAGGAGAAAGAGAAAGACTTTGGCGGCTGCCGCTGTCAGGCCTTTATGCTGACCGGCAATGCGGATAACACCGATCCGGTGTGCAGCAAATCGCCGCATCATGGCAAGATCCTCGAAGCACGGCGTGAGGCCAACTGCAGCGACATCAAAATCCAGCAGCTGCAGTTCCGCAATCGCAGCAACTCCGAACTGATCTTCAAGCAGCGCGTTACCTGA
- the pqqF gene encoding pyrroloquinoline quinone biosynthesis protein PqqF, with amino-acid sequence MNTRQLTLANGLRCHLYHQPDAREAAALVRVQAGSLDEADRWPGLAHLLEHLLFCGSENFNGEHRLMPWLQQQGGQVNATTQLSRSAYFFQLPASALSAGVQRLCDMLASPLLTTRAIQQEAAVIEAEYQLLQNHIDTLSEAAIVDKLKGRFQRFRVGSRRAFGDNVTELQSALRDFHHRFYRAENMELWLQGSQSLDELAQLATRYGGSLLAGGERAAAVKPALLPGDRLLQLGDEENLWLTLLISGDEQTVRDNVTLLKVFWQDEAPGSLLAQLRAEALCEIFDVQWLWQDEQHALLALRFSAGRISSAQAQQLEQRVWQHLAALTACNAIQLQHYAQLAQQDFAALSPLEQLRGRAFGFAPGSAVTENFTDFAAALPQWPCTRLLTQQHVDGAPHQTQGFTLQLAEWLPALPDAAESAAFHFYPASGGIQLPRLPPVAETLPIIAPVKQVETLLLRPAFYQTLSDEEAQARQRQLRPMLAELRHAGGNGSWQPTQGSWQLLLNLPASEERALLSVHQALRALNTPVLAQSAATTHSIVIRQLLAALPTRLIKPSPSPHWLAAWCGTHSALSQRVAHLLSDFTPQLARDTPPAQLQHGIVPIACDGRDQALLLFMPLPQADDASLAALRVLALMLETRFFQRLRVDQQIGYVVSARYQRVADVDGLMLALQSPDITWRALLGRCKRFMREMVVEIASISPEKLAAWQASLMTQCISKDNGEAALDTLRQQHGLATLNRAAIQALTLLQLQQLHQRLLRERHRWLILVTRCA; translated from the coding sequence ATGAACACGCGCCAGCTAACGCTTGCCAACGGCCTGCGCTGCCATCTTTATCATCAGCCCGACGCGCGTGAGGCGGCGGCGTTGGTGCGCGTGCAGGCCGGCAGTCTGGATGAAGCCGATCGCTGGCCGGGTTTGGCGCATCTGCTGGAACATCTGCTGTTCTGTGGCAGCGAAAACTTTAACGGCGAGCATCGCCTGATGCCCTGGCTGCAGCAGCAGGGCGGCCAGGTGAATGCCACCACGCAGTTGAGCCGCAGCGCCTATTTCTTTCAGCTCCCAGCTTCAGCATTGTCTGCAGGCGTGCAGCGGCTGTGCGATATGTTGGCGTCCCCGTTGCTGACGACGCGGGCGATTCAGCAGGAAGCAGCGGTGATTGAGGCAGAGTATCAACTGCTGCAAAACCATATCGACACGCTGAGTGAAGCGGCCATCGTAGATAAGCTAAAGGGACGCTTTCAGCGCTTTCGCGTCGGCAGTCGGCGTGCGTTTGGTGACAATGTCACGGAGCTGCAATCCGCATTACGCGATTTCCATCACCGATTCTATCGCGCTGAAAATATGGAGCTTTGGCTGCAAGGATCGCAATCACTTGATGAGTTAGCACAGCTGGCGACGCGCTATGGCGGCAGCTTGCTGGCGGGCGGAGAACGCGCTGCGGCTGTTAAACCTGCGCTGCTGCCCGGCGATCGTTTGCTGCAATTAGGCGATGAAGAAAATTTATGGCTGACGTTATTGATTTCGGGCGATGAACAGACGGTACGTGACAATGTCACCTTGCTTAAGGTGTTTTGGCAAGACGAAGCGCCGGGCAGTTTGCTGGCGCAATTGCGGGCTGAGGCGTTATGCGAAATCTTTGATGTGCAATGGTTATGGCAAGATGAACAACATGCCTTACTGGCGCTGCGTTTTAGTGCCGGGCGTATTTCATCGGCACAGGCGCAACAGCTTGAGCAACGCGTTTGGCAGCATCTGGCGGCGTTAACTGCATGCAATGCGATTCAGCTGCAGCACTATGCGCAACTCGCCCAGCAAGATTTCGCAGCTTTGTCGCCGCTGGAACAGTTGCGCGGCCGCGCGTTCGGCTTCGCGCCTGGCTCAGCGGTTACTGAAAACTTCACGGATTTTGCCGCCGCGTTGCCGCAATGGCCGTGTACGCGTCTGCTCACCCAGCAGCACGTCGACGGCGCACCGCATCAGACGCAGGGCTTTACCCTGCAGCTGGCTGAATGGCTGCCGGCATTGCCGGATGCGGCAGAATCCGCAGCGTTTCACTTCTATCCCGCTTCAGGCGGCATTCAGCTCCCTCGTCTTCCGCCCGTGGCGGAAACGTTGCCGATTATTGCGCCGGTAAAACAGGTCGAAACGCTGCTGCTGCGTCCGGCGTTTTATCAAACCTTGAGCGATGAAGAAGCGCAGGCGCGGCAGCGCCAGTTGCGCCCGATGCTGGCGGAACTGCGTCACGCCGGCGGCAATGGCAGTTGGCAACCAACGCAGGGAAGCTGGCAGCTGCTGCTCAATCTGCCCGCATCCGAAGAGCGCGCGTTGTTAAGCGTGCATCAGGCATTACGGGCGCTGAACACGCCGGTGCTGGCACAATCAGCAGCGACAACACACTCCATCGTCATTCGTCAGCTGCTCGCCGCTTTGCCTACTCGCTTGATCAAGCCATCGCCCTCGCCGCACTGGCTGGCAGCATGGTGTGGCACCCATAGCGCACTAAGCCAGCGCGTGGCGCATCTGCTCAGCGATTTTACGCCGCAACTGGCGCGCGACACGCCGCCGGCACAACTGCAACACGGCATCGTGCCCATCGCCTGCGACGGGCGCGATCAGGCGCTGCTGCTGTTTATGCCGTTACCGCAGGCCGACGATGCCAGCCTGGCCGCTTTGCGCGTGCTGGCGCTGATGCTGGAAACGCGCTTCTTCCAGCGGTTGCGCGTGGATCAGCAAATTGGATATGTGGTGTCGGCGCGCTATCAGCGGGTGGCGGATGTGGATGGCTTGATGCTGGCGCTGCAATCACCGGATATCACCTGGCGCGCGTTGCTGGGTCGCTGCAAACGCTTTATGCGTGAGATGGTTGTGGAGATTGCGTCAATTTCGCCGGAAAAGCTGGCGGCATGGCAGGCAAGCTTAATGACGCAATGCATAAGCAAAGACAACGGCGAAGCCGCTCTCGACACCCTGCGCCAGCAGCACGGCCTGGCGACGCTCAATCGCGCTGCCATTCAGGCTCTGACGCTGCTGCAGCTTCAGCAACTGCACCAGCGTCTGCTGCGCGAACGGCATCGCTGGTTGATTTTGGTGACCAGGTGCGCATAA
- the pqqB gene encoding pyrroloquinoline quinone biosynthesis protein PqqB: MFIKVLGSAAGGGFPQWNCNCANCSGLRNGSIQAQARTQSSIIVSDNGEDWVLCNASPDISQQIAHTPELIKKGVLRGTAIGSIILTDSQIDHTTGLLSLREGCPHQVWCTPEVHGDLTSGFPIFTMLQHWNGGLQHHALTPLEPFRVDVCHSLQFTAIPILSNAPPYSPYRDRPLPGHNVALFIENTDNGQTLLYAPGLGEPDAVIMPWLQKADCLLIDGTVWQDDELLATGVGKNTGKAMGHLALAEEQGLMALLAALPAKRKILIHINNTNPILNEQSPQRAYLTQQGIEVSWDGMAIHLQEFAS; the protein is encoded by the coding sequence ATGTTTATTAAAGTCCTCGGTTCAGCGGCGGGCGGCGGCTTCCCGCAGTGGAACTGCAACTGCGCCAATTGCAGCGGCCTGCGTAACGGCAGCATCCAGGCGCAGGCGCGCACGCAATCTTCGATCATTGTCAGCGACAACGGTGAAGATTGGGTGCTGTGTAACGCCTCGCCGGACATCAGCCAGCAAATTGCCCACACGCCAGAACTGATCAAAAAGGGTGTGCTGCGCGGCACGGCGATTGGCAGCATCATTCTGACCGACAGCCAAATCGATCACACCACCGGCTTGCTAAGCCTGCGCGAAGGTTGTCCGCATCAGGTGTGGTGCACGCCGGAAGTGCATGGCGATCTCACCAGCGGCTTCCCGATTTTCACCATGTTGCAGCACTGGAATGGCGGCTTGCAGCATCATGCGTTAACGCCGCTGGAACCGTTTCGCGTTGATGTCTGCCACAGTTTGCAGTTCACCGCGATCCCGATTCTCAGCAACGCGCCACCGTATTCGCCGTATCGCGATCGCCCGCTGCCGGGCCACAACGTGGCGCTGTTTATTGAAAACACCGACAACGGCCAAACGCTGCTGTACGCGCCGGGCCTTGGCGAGCCGGATGCGGTGATCATGCCGTGGCTGCAAAAAGCCGATTGCCTGTTGATTGATGGCACGGTGTGGCAGGACGACGAGCTGCTCGCTACCGGCGTCGGCAAAAATACCGGCAAAGCGATGGGCCACTTAGCGCTGGCTGAAGAACAAGGTTTAATGGCGCTGCTGGCCGCACTGCCGGCCAAACGCAAGATTTTGATTCACATTAACAACACCAATCCCATCCTTAATGAGCAATCGCCACAGCGCGCCTATCTGACGCAGCAGGGCATTGAAGTGAGTTGGGATGGTATGGCGATTCATCTGCAGGAGTTTGCATCGTGA
- a CDS encoding dipeptidase, with product MLLKTFDGHNDLLLNLWLHHRDDPAQAFFHGIEKGHLDFPRMQQGGFAGGLFAMFVPPPRYVKEVAPQRAEENLDPLAILWQQLDILKTLAAQSDGRARLCLRASDIAACRADGVLALVAHIEGADGFDGDGVALDAFYKAGVRSIGPFWNLPNRFGEGVSGSFPSSPDTGPGLTEQGEQLIAAANRHRMLIDMSHMNEKAFWDTARLSTAPLVATHSNAHALCAQPRNLTDDQLRAIRDSGGVVGVNFGNAFLRSDGKRDSDTALIEIVKHVEHLIAIMGRDHVALGSDFDGISVPDALKDVSGLPHLYALLRSFDYDQTALDQLAWGNWQRVLQQIWQD from the coding sequence ATGTTGCTAAAAACCTTCGACGGTCATAACGACCTGCTTCTCAATCTGTGGCTGCATCATCGCGATGATCCGGCACAGGCATTTTTTCACGGCATCGAAAAGGGCCACCTCGATTTTCCGCGCATGCAGCAGGGCGGTTTTGCTGGTGGGCTGTTCGCGATGTTCGTGCCGCCACCGCGCTATGTCAAAGAGGTGGCGCCGCAGCGAGCGGAGGAGAATCTCGATCCACTGGCGATTCTCTGGCAGCAACTCGACATCCTGAAAACGCTGGCGGCGCAATCTGACGGTCGCGCGCGTTTATGTCTCCGTGCCTCAGATATTGCCGCCTGTCGCGCTGACGGCGTGCTGGCGCTGGTGGCGCACATTGAAGGCGCAGACGGGTTTGATGGTGATGGCGTCGCGCTTGATGCGTTTTACAAAGCGGGCGTGCGCAGCATCGGGCCGTTCTGGAATCTGCCTAATCGCTTTGGCGAAGGCGTCAGTGGATCATTCCCCAGCTCGCCGGACACAGGACCGGGCTTGACCGAACAAGGCGAGCAATTGATCGCCGCAGCCAACCGCCATCGCATGTTGATCGATATGTCGCACATGAACGAGAAAGCCTTCTGGGACACCGCGCGCCTGTCAACAGCACCGCTGGTGGCAACGCACTCCAATGCGCATGCGCTCTGCGCGCAGCCGCGCAATCTTACTGACGATCAGCTGCGCGCCATTCGCGACAGCGGCGGCGTGGTGGGTGTGAATTTTGGCAATGCGTTCCTGCGCAGCGATGGAAAACGCGACAGCGACACCGCATTGATCGAAATTGTTAAACATGTTGAGCACCTGATCGCGATAATGGGCCGCGATCATGTGGCGCTGGGATCCGATTTTGATGGCATCAGCGTGCCTGATGCGCTGAAAGATGTTAGCGGATTACCGCATCTTTATGCGTTGTTGCGTTCGTTCGACTACGATCAAACAGCACTTGATCAGCTCGCATGGGGCAACTGGCAGCGCGTGTTGCAACAAATTTGGCAGGATTAA
- the pqqC gene encoding pyrroloquinoline-quinone synthase PqqC, with protein MIITEALSPAAFEQALRDKGAFYHIHHPYHIAMHNGDATREQIQGWVANRFYYQTNIPLKDAAIMANCPDAATRRKWVQRILDHDGSNGHEGGIEAWLQLGEAVGLDREVLLSEKLVLPGVRFAVDAYVNFARRANWQEAACSSLTELFAPQIHQSRLDSWPQHYPWIKEEGYFYFRSRLCQANRDVEHGLALALEVFTSAEQQNRMLEILQFKLDILWTMLDAMTMAYALQRPPYHTVTDQVSWHSTRLV; from the coding sequence GTGATCATTACTGAAGCGTTATCGCCCGCCGCGTTTGAGCAGGCGCTGCGCGACAAAGGCGCGTTCTACCACATTCATCATCCGTACCACATTGCCATGCACAATGGCGATGCGACGCGCGAGCAGATTCAGGGCTGGGTGGCGAACCGCTTCTATTATCAGACCAATATTCCGCTGAAAGACGCAGCGATCATGGCGAACTGCCCGGATGCGGCAACGCGGCGTAAATGGGTGCAGCGCATCCTCGATCACGACGGCAGCAACGGACACGAAGGCGGCATTGAAGCCTGGCTGCAGTTGGGTGAAGCGGTGGGCCTGGATCGTGAGGTGTTGCTGTCGGAGAAGCTGGTGCTGCCGGGCGTGCGCTTTGCGGTTGACGCCTACGTTAACTTTGCGCGTCGTGCCAACTGGCAGGAAGCGGCCTGCAGCTCGCTGACCGAACTGTTCGCGCCGCAGATTCATCAGTCGCGCCTCGACAGCTGGCCGCAGCACTATCCGTGGATCAAAGAGGAAGGCTATTTCTACTTCCGCAGCCGTCTGTGCCAGGCGAACCGCGATGTAGAGCATGGACTGGCGCTGGCGCTTGAAGTGTTCACCAGTGCCGAACAGCAGAACCGCATGCTGGAGATCCTGCAGTTCAAGCTCGATATTCTCTGGACCATGCTGGATGCCATGACCATGGCGTATGCGCTGCAACGTCCGCCTTATCATACGGTCACCGATCAGGTGTCCTGGCACAGCACAAGACTGGTATAA
- a CDS encoding 6-phosphofructokinase has product MRIGMVISGGDVTGINNFVYQISRLTQAEMVLFNGGIPGLLENNHQEISQRDLVDYAIAAIPVMQSGRTSRKLIRPEYETIAKHLKSLRIDVLIMAGGDGSLQFLHTLSEFGVNCFGVGMTIDNDVFGSDYSIGFSTACEQVLKEVAKLRNTGRALTGRVFMVELLGGYCGELTLQSAIKSNADFALIPECQIAPQELAERITQRLAAQNSVIILCSEGYTREYSPGFQGAIDTLIKQIEPLIGVRIRKTIIGYGLRNGDPTCEEIYQGTIMASEVARCIQSGMRNKAVIINGSNRPIPIDLISMKKRLVDTEGHHYKLAKQLQIL; this is encoded by the coding sequence ATGAGAATTGGCATGGTGATCAGTGGTGGCGATGTCACCGGGATTAATAACTTTGTGTATCAAATATCGCGCTTAACCCAGGCGGAAATGGTGTTATTTAACGGTGGCATTCCGGGATTGCTGGAAAACAATCACCAGGAAATATCCCAGCGCGATTTAGTGGATTACGCCATCGCCGCTATTCCGGTAATGCAATCGGGACGAACCAGCAGAAAATTAATTCGTCCGGAATATGAAACCATCGCCAAACACCTTAAGTCGTTGCGCATCGATGTATTAATTATGGCGGGCGGCGATGGCTCATTACAATTCCTGCATACGCTAAGTGAATTTGGCGTCAATTGTTTTGGCGTCGGCATGACCATCGATAACGATGTGTTTGGCAGTGATTACAGCATCGGTTTCTCCACCGCCTGCGAGCAGGTTTTAAAAGAGGTGGCGAAATTACGCAATACCGGCCGCGCCTTAACCGGTCGTGTGTTTATGGTGGAACTGCTGGGCGGTTATTGCGGGGAATTAACCTTGCAGTCGGCGATCAAATCCAATGCGGATTTCGCGCTGATCCCGGAATGCCAGATTGCACCACAAGAGCTGGCCGAGCGCATCACGCAGCGGCTGGCGGCGCAGAACAGCGTCATTATTTTGTGCTCAGAAGGCTACACCCGAGAATATTCGCCGGGCTTTCAGGGCGCTATCGATACGTTAATTAAACAAATTGAACCGTTAATTGGTGTGCGTATTCGTAAAACAATTATCGGTTATGGCCTGCGTAATGGCGATCCTACCTGTGAAGAGATTTATCAGGGCACCATTATGGCCAGTGAAGTCGCGCGTTGTATTCAGTCGGGAATGCGCAACAAAGCGGTGATTATTAATGGCAGTAATCGACCGATTCCGATTGATTTAATAAGCATGAAAAAACGCCTGGTCGATACGGAAGGGCATCATTATAAACTCGCTAAACAACTGCAAATTCTGTGA
- a CDS encoding PTS sugar transporter subunit IIB, which translates to MLKILCVCGCGLGSSFAIEMSAKSVLKKLEIDADIDHTTISEANAFKSDMILTQKAFADVLNADASPEQIKRVIILNKLTDKAEIEEKIVAFMKERNLKVANHE; encoded by the coding sequence ATGCTGAAAATATTATGTGTCTGTGGATGTGGTTTGGGTTCAAGCTTTGCGATTGAGATGAGCGCCAAGTCAGTATTAAAGAAACTCGAAATTGATGCTGATATCGATCACACCACCATTTCTGAAGCCAACGCCTTTAAATCCGACATGATTTTAACTCAGAAAGCCTTTGCTGATGTGTTAAATGCCGATGCCAGCCCGGAACAGATCAAACGGGTGATTATTCTCAATAAGCTAACCGACAAAGCGGAAATTGAAGAGAAAATCGTGGCGTTTATGAAAGAACGTAACTTAAAGGTTGCTAATCATGAATAG
- the pqqD gene encoding pyrroloquinoline quinone biosynthesis peptide chaperone PqqD, whose translation MKDNVIPAFRRGYRMQWEAAQDSHVVLYPEGMAKLNETAVAILELVDGKQDVAAIVATLDARFPDAGGVGDDVKEFLQSAIEQKWIQCREPE comes from the coding sequence ATGAAAGATAATGTGATTCCGGCTTTCCGTCGCGGCTACCGCATGCAGTGGGAAGCGGCGCAAGACAGCCATGTGGTGCTCTATCCTGAAGGCATGGCCAAACTGAACGAAACCGCGGTGGCGATCCTCGAGCTGGTGGATGGCAAACAGGATGTGGCGGCGATCGTTGCCACGCTGGATGCGCGTTTCCCGGATGCGGGCGGCGTCGGCGATGACGTTAAAGAGTTCCTGCAATCAGCCATCGAACAAAAATGGATACAGTGTCGTGAACCCGAGTAA
- the pqqA gene encoding pyrroloquinoline quinone precursor peptide PqqA → MWKKPAFIDLRLGLEVTLYISNR, encoded by the coding sequence ATGTGGAAAAAACCTGCGTTTATTGACCTGCGTCTGGGCCTGGAAGTGACTCTGTACATCTCCAACCGCTAA